A single Bacillus sp. OxB-1 DNA region contains:
- a CDS encoding tape measure protein — protein MMSQQFRAMNMAMSTVIDSFRSLEDATGQAIDLAALNTAQRELQEIEANFDQIEDEIRQAEQAQNRLNNDINEGRNLMERFGGAVLSAVGAYVSFRGLEKITSMSDEYANTVARISMMNDGLQTTAELQEMIYQAAQNAYSPFDDTAKMVAKLGNNAASAFESSAEIVDFAELVQKQFSIAGTSIMEASNASLQLTQALGSGVLRGDELNSIFEQAPNIIQNIANYLDVPIGAIREMAREGELTADIVKASMFAAADDINRKFDSMPKTWGNVWTEMENYAGDKMASVSHRINDFINSTNFIYLQQMAMQAFDVIVMGINLVIAVLISFGDMIANVAQFFQSHWSIFEPILMVIAVVLGSIVTILLAKYAVLGLIRVATLAWAAAQWVVNAAYLGSPITWVLIAIIAIIALIVYALIMWGEQTATVIGFIIGLFMLLYARIHNVIANLWNIFAAIAEFFVNVWQHPVYSVKKMFYNLASNVLDQAIAMARGWDGFATSFVNAIISAVNIAIKAWNAFIEILPDGVASTLGLGKGTEFSYRESITSDLQGIKGALGDWVGEAPADYWEAPKMDFMDFGEAWNAGFDWGYDGTMVVSDSLNGLVEKAKGFLNYDTPMEDSALQAALEGYGLGGTDYGMGGLLDAVDDGNKAGKKTAGNTKKLADSVGMAADDLKYLRDLAERDVINRYTTGHIKIDVKNDNHINNEMDIDGIIDRFAEKLEEAVDTVAEGADGDV, from the coding sequence TAGACCTAGCAGCTTTAAATACTGCACAGCGTGAATTACAAGAAATTGAAGCGAATTTTGATCAAATCGAAGATGAGATTAGGCAAGCTGAACAAGCTCAAAACAGATTGAATAATGACATTAATGAAGGTAGAAATCTAATGGAACGCTTTGGGGGCGCTGTTTTGAGTGCCGTTGGTGCTTATGTGTCGTTTAGAGGCTTAGAGAAAATAACCAGTATGTCTGATGAATACGCAAATACAGTTGCACGAATTTCAATGATGAATGACGGCTTACAGACAACTGCCGAATTACAAGAAATGATTTATCAAGCTGCTCAAAATGCCTATTCGCCATTTGATGACACTGCTAAAATGGTTGCGAAACTTGGAAATAACGCAGCAAGTGCATTTGAAAGTAGCGCTGAAATCGTCGACTTTGCCGAACTGGTGCAAAAGCAATTCTCGATTGCTGGAACGAGCATAATGGAAGCAAGTAACGCTTCATTGCAATTAACACAGGCGTTAGGCTCAGGCGTATTACGCGGTGATGAGCTTAACTCAATCTTTGAGCAAGCACCGAACATCATTCAAAACATCGCCAATTATTTAGATGTACCGATTGGGGCCATTCGTGAAATGGCCAGAGAAGGAGAGCTGACTGCCGATATTGTAAAAGCCTCCATGTTTGCGGCTGCTGACGACATTAACCGCAAGTTTGACAGTATGCCTAAGACGTGGGGGAATGTTTGGACTGAGATGGAAAACTACGCCGGGGATAAGATGGCGAGCGTCTCGCATCGTATTAACGATTTTATAAACTCAACTAATTTTATTTATCTACAACAAATGGCGATGCAGGCGTTCGATGTGATCGTCATGGGGATTAACCTCGTGATTGCGGTGTTAATTTCATTTGGAGACATGATTGCGAATGTAGCTCAATTCTTCCAAAGCCATTGGTCGATATTCGAGCCAATCTTAATGGTAATCGCTGTGGTGCTAGGAAGTATTGTCACTATACTTTTAGCTAAATACGCGGTCCTAGGGTTGATAAGGGTGGCAACGCTTGCCTGGGCGGCTGCTCAATGGGTGGTTAATGCTGCATATTTAGGAAGCCCGATTACTTGGGTACTGATTGCAATTATCGCAATCATTGCCCTGATTGTGTACGCCCTTATTATGTGGGGCGAACAAACAGCTACTGTAATCGGTTTTATCATCGGGCTGTTCATGTTGCTATACGCTCGTATTCATAATGTTATAGCGAATCTATGGAATATTTTCGCGGCCATAGCTGAATTTTTTGTGAACGTCTGGCAGCATCCGGTGTATTCTGTTAAGAAGATGTTTTACAACCTAGCAAGCAATGTATTAGATCAAGCGATTGCAATGGCTCGTGGCTGGGATGGATTCGCCACGTCTTTTGTGAATGCAATTATCAGTGCCGTAAATATTGCAATCAAAGCATGGAACGCATTTATTGAGATTCTTCCAGATGGGGTCGCATCGACCCTCGGACTGGGAAAAGGAACAGAGTTCTCGTATAGAGAATCAATCACCAGTGATTTGCAAGGAATTAAGGGCGCTTTAGGAGATTGGGTCGGAGAAGCGCCGGCCGATTATTGGGAAGCTCCAAAAATGGACTTTATGGATTTCGGTGAAGCATGGAATGCCGGTTTTGATTGGGGTTACGACGGAACCATGGTTGTCAGTGATTCATTAAATGGCTTGGTTGAAAAAGCAAAAGGTTTCCTAAATTACGATACACCCATGGAGGATTCGGCGTTACAAGCTGCGCTTGAGGGGTACGGTCTTGGGGGCACTGATTATGGCATGGGTGGCCTTTTGGATGCGGTTGATGATGGTAATAAAGCCGGTAAAAAGACCGCAGGCAATACCAAAAAGCTTGCAGATAGCGTAGGTATGGCGGCGGACGACCTGAAATATCTCCGTGATCTAGCAGAACGAGATGTAATCAATCGATACACAACAGGCCATATCAAAATTGACGTGAAGAATGATAATCACATCAATAACGAGATGGACATCGACGGTATTATTGATCGCTTTGCAGAGAAACTTGAAGAAGCGGTCGATACAGTAGCGGAAGGGGCTGACGGGGATGTATAA